Genomic window (Deinococcus sedimenti):
CGGGACCTGCTCGGGGACGACCTTCAGGCCCGTCCGTACCTGAACCTGCACGACAGGCCCACCCCCGGCACGCAGCCCACCCGCGACCTGCTCGCCACGCACCCACAGAGCCTCGCGCTGCTCGACCCGGACCTCCTCCCGCACGCCGAGGCGCACGAGGCGCACCTGTACCGCCCCGGGACCCTCGCGCAGACCGCCGCGCAGACGGCCATCCGGCGCGGCACCGACCTCATGCTGAACACCCGCGCCACCCCCCACCCCGGCGGGCGCGTCACGCTGGAACGCCTGACCGTCACGAACACCCATCAGATCGTCACGCACGAGACCCACACCCTCCACGCGCCCCTGGTCGTCCTCGCCACCGGCGCGAGCGCCCCCGCGCAGGCCGAGCACCACCTGGGCCTCCACACCCGCCACGCCCGCGCGTACCGGCAGACCCCGCACCTCGACGCGCCCAGCACCCCTGACGCGCCCGTCCTGCACGCCCGCGGCCTCACGCTGAGGCCCCAGCACGGCGCGTACACCCTCATCCCCACCATCCACCACCGCGACCCGCACGGGTACACCCCGCAGGGCGGTCACCTGACCGGCGTGCCCACTGGCCTGCGCCGCGAAACCCTGGAGGACCTCGTGGGCCTCATGGACGCCGTCCCCGCCCTCGCCACCAGTGAATTGCACCTGGGCCGCAGCCTCGCCGACATTCCCGGCGCGTGGCTCGCCCTCCCCCACGGACAACCCGACGCCCCACCCACCCACCAGCGCCTCGACGACCACACCCACCTCCTCCTCGGCGGCCCCCACGCCGACACCCTCGGACTCTGGACCGCGGACGCACTGGCGCGGGAGATCGCGGGGGGAAGTAGGCAGTAGGGAGTGGGAAGTGGGAAGGGCAACTCCTCAGTCAGCTGCGCTGACAGCTCCACTTGAAGGGGAGCCTCACCCCCTGCTTCTGCCGAAGCGAGAAAAGTCGCTCAGCCGCCCGAAGCGTCCCACCACACCGAGTCACCGCCGACTGCCACTGGCCGTCGTGCGCGCAGCGCGCGGGCCTGAGAGGGTGGCGGAGGATGGCGTCGAAGCCGGACACATCACCGCCCACCACACCTCCGCCGCACGAGTCAAAACTCTTGCCCAGTGCAACGTAGGCCCCCCCTGCCCCCCTGGGGTAGGGGGCTGGGGGGTGGGGCCGCCCGCCGCGAACTGCAGCCCACAGCTCCCTTGTCTACCCCTTCCCCACCACGCGACGACCCCCACGCCTAAGCTGTCGGTCATGAGAGATGCGCGAATTACGGGTTGGTCAGGGGTGAACGCCTGACGGCCTGCGCGCTGCCATTCGTCCCCCGCCGTCCGGTGGGGGTTTTTCTTTTCGGATTCAGACAGAGGGGTGATCGGGTGTGACGCAGGTTCGGGATTTCAAGCCGGGTGAGCTGGACGCGATGGATGTGTTGCGGTTGGCGTTGACGAGCAAGGTGTATGGGGCGGCGGTGGAGACGCCGGTGAGTGAGACGCCGCGTCTGAGTGCGCGCCTGGGGAACCGGGTGTTGTTGAAGCGGGAGGATCAGCAGCCGATCTTCTCGTTCAAGTTGCGGGGGGCGTACAACAAGATGGCTCAGTTGACGCCGGTGGAGCGGGCGCGGGGGGTGATCTGTGCGTCGGCGGGGAATCATGCGCAGGGGGTGGCGTTCGCGGCGGAGCGGTTGGGGGTGCGGGCGGTGATCGTGATGCCGGCGACGACGCCGGAGATCAAGGTGGGGGCGTGCCGGGCGCGGGGGGCGGAGGTGGTGCTGTTCGGGGATAGTTTCAGTGATGCGGAGGCGCGGGCGTTCGAGTTGCAGCGCGAGCTGGGGCTGACGTTCGTGCATCCGTATGATGATCCGCTGGTGCTGGCGGGGCAGGGGACGGTGGCGTTGGAGGTGCTGCGGCAGGTGGAGGTGGATGGGCCGCTGACGGTGTTCGTGCCGGTGGGGGGTGGCGGGTTGATCGCGGGGGTGGCGGGGGTGCTGAAGGCGCTGCGGCCGGATATCCGGGTGGTGGGGGTGGAGCCGGAGGACAGTGACGCGATGTTCCAGTCGGTGCAGGCCGGGGAGCGGGTGCGGCTGGAGTCGGTGGGGATTTTCGTGGATGGCGTGGCGGTGAAGCAGGTGGGGGCGTTCACGTTCGATCTGACGCGCCGGTACGTGGACGACTGGGTGCGGGTGAATACGGATGAGGTGTGCGCGGCGATCAAGGACGTGTTCGATGACACGCGGGCGGTGATGGAGCCGGCGGGGGCGCTGGCGGTGGCGGGCCTGAAGCGGTTCGTGCAGGAGCGGGGCGTGCGCGGCGAGACGCTGGTGGCGTTGACGTGTGGCGCGAACGTGAATTTTGACCGGCTCAGGCACGTGGCGGAGCGGGCGGAGATCGGGGAGCGGCGGGAGGCGATCTTCGCGGTGACGATCCCGGAGCGGCCTGGGGCGTTCCGGGAGTTCATTGAGGTGGTGGGCGCGCGGGCGATCACGGAGTTCAATTACCGGTTCGCGCCGCGTGCGCAGGCGCAGATTTTCGTGGGGGTGCAGCTGGCGGCGCCGGGGCAGCGGGCGGAGTTGCGGGGCGAGCTGGTGTCGCGTGGGTACGCGGTGCTGGACCTGACGGACGACGAGCTGGCGAAGGTACATGTGCGGCACATGGTGGGGGGCCGGGCGCCGGAGGCGACGGATGAGCGGGTGTATTCATTCACGTTCCCGGAGCGGCCGGGGGCGCTGCTGGAGTTCCTGACGCACCTGCATGGGCGGTGGAACATCAGTCTGTTCCACTACCGGAATCACGGGTCGGCGCACGGGCGGGTGCTGGCGGGCGTGCAGGTGCCGCCCGGTGATGCGGCGGAGTTCGCGGCGTTTCTGGCGGGGGTGGGGTACCCGGCGGTGGACATGACGGCCAATCCGGCGTACCGGCTCTTCCTGACCTGAGGTGGCGCGGTGGGTGAAGGGGGGGTGGGGGTGTCCTCACCCCGTGCGGGGGCGGGTGTGTCGTGATGAGGCATGACGAACTCCAGCGGGTTGGGCAATGTGGTGTGTCTCAGTGGAGCGTGGCGTGGCGAGTCGACGGATCCGCAGCGGTCGTTTCAGGGCGAGGTGTCCAGATCCG
Coding sequences:
- a CDS encoding FAD-dependent oxidoreductase, translated to MTTPTPGRVWAHVGQPFAPDAPYDVLILGAGRMGSALALALHDHAPSLRTLLVEEGGLPNEDGATILAPGLWTLAHLPDAQHDAARWTLNRLRDLLGDDLQARPYLNLHDRPTPGTQPTRDLLATHPQSLALLDPDLLPHAEAHEAHLYRPGTLAQTAAQTAIRRGTDLMLNTRATPHPGGRVTLERLTVTNTHQIVTHETHTLHAPLVVLATGASAPAQAEHHLGLHTRHARAYRQTPHLDAPSTPDAPVLHARGLTLRPQHGAYTLIPTIHHRDPHGYTPQGGHLTGVPTGLRRETLEDLVGLMDAVPALATSELHLGRSLADIPGAWLALPHGQPDAPPTHQRLDDHTHLLLGGPHADTLGLWTADALAREIAGGSRQ
- the ilvA gene encoding threonine ammonia-lyase, biosynthetic → MDVLRLALTSKVYGAAVETPVSETPRLSARLGNRVLLKREDQQPIFSFKLRGAYNKMAQLTPVERARGVICASAGNHAQGVAFAAERLGVRAVIVMPATTPEIKVGACRARGAEVVLFGDSFSDAEARAFELQRELGLTFVHPYDDPLVLAGQGTVALEVLRQVEVDGPLTVFVPVGGGGLIAGVAGVLKALRPDIRVVGVEPEDSDAMFQSVQAGERVRLESVGIFVDGVAVKQVGAFTFDLTRRYVDDWVRVNTDEVCAAIKDVFDDTRAVMEPAGALAVAGLKRFVQERGVRGETLVALTCGANVNFDRLRHVAERAEIGERREAIFAVTIPERPGAFREFIEVVGARAITEFNYRFAPRAQAQIFVGVQLAAPGQRAELRGELVSRGYAVLDLTDDELAKVHVRHMVGGRAPEATDERVYSFTFPERPGALLEFLTHLHGRWNISLFHYRNHGSAHGRVLAGVQVPPGDAAEFAAFLAGVGYPAVDMTANPAYRLFLT